TCGGTCGCGGCGTTGCTGCGGTCCGAGCGGTTCACGGACGTGGTGCTATGTACCATGGACGGGTCTCAGATCCCCGCGCACAAGTTCATCCTGAGCTCGTGCAGCGTGTACCTGAGCACGCTGTTCGAGGGCCAGCGCTCTGTGACGCGGATGGGCGGCATGCTCTATGTGGTACTGCCGTCTGAAATATCAACTAAAGCGCTCAAGATCCTCGTTGAGTATATGTATAAAGGTGAGTTTATATATTCATTGTTTTAAACTATGTTGATTGTAAGTAACTATACTGTCGTGTTCCCATGGCAAAACATAAACTccaataagattttatttctcGAGTTTAAACCTGTATTCCGCtaactttcttattattgtctTTATTATCTTCTCCGAATAAAATAGTTAGAAAGACCATCCTCTATCAGACGAGTTGCTTGCATAAATCTATAACCAAGTTGTAACTCAGGCATTTGTTTTCTTCAGGTGAAACTACAGTATCAAATGAGGTTCTAGACACTGTGTTGAAAGCCGGTGAAGTGTTGAAAATTCGAGGTCTATGGAGACAGACTGAGGAAGGCGTGGATGGGTTACCTGGTGACAAAACCGCAGCAACTGCGATACCTTCCACTGTCACCAAGCAGGCTTCCATAAATCCTAAGAAGTCTGATGACAGTCAACCGAAGATATCAGTGAAGAAAGATGAGAAACTTCTTAAATCTTTTAATCCGGTCACTTCAGGCCCCGGTGGAGTTACcaggtaataaatattactgattaattattgctattgttATTATAGCAcagcacaatatttttttcactaaaGCTTGCTCTTAAAACTTTATAGCTCTAGGTAATACAACTAAAAACCTAATCAATTAACAACTTGCCctcaaaagtaaattttatccatcaattttttctgtaaaaaataagaACAATGTTTGTTAACTCTACATATTAAATTTTCAACCATTTAAGCATCTTCACACAAATATTGATAAGGGAAATTAATAGTTTGATTATTTCTTGTATGATTATAATCATGTAACTCTATGTATTGTTATTCCACAGACCAATGTTCATCGGGCCTCCGAAGCTGGTGTTCATCAAGACGACGGAGGGAGCGACGGGCGCGGCGTCGCTGCGGCCCGGCGCGCCCAAGGGACAGACCATCCTCGTGGCGCCCGCACCCACCAGCGATGCGGCTACCATGGCCACCGTCGCCACGTCCACATCAGGTAAATATATAAcctttcctttttatttttgatgactTTTGTTAGAATTAATTGAGTGGagaacttaaaatattttgcggGGTTAAGGAGGGAGAATGACCGAGGAGTTATGATATTCTGGGGAGAGTGGTCTAGGGGCCTGTCCCTTAAACGTTTTGTGTGAGATGATTAGATTCAAGTAGTAGTAGCACTTGAACTAATCTAAGAATTAAATCCGATACCTAATGATATTGTATTACATGAACCAGTATACAACCATTTACACCATAGAGGTATACAAGGGACAAACATTCAATGGCTCTATTAATCTAAAGTTCTGTGTTCTGTTTCAGCGACAGTATCTGTGGCGAGCGGGGCCGGGAGCGAGGACTCTCAAGACGAGCCACTGACGCCGAGGATACTGCGCCGGCACGCGGCCGAGAGGAAGTACGGCAAGAGGCAAAAGACTGATACCAATACTGATAATGAGGACAAGGAAACTGACGACACGCATGATACTGCTTCTGAAACTTCTAgtaagtgttttattatttattttacctacctacttaagtacctacctacttacctagGCTAAGCCTACAATGACTCCAATATTGTTCCAATAGCTATAATGATTGACACTTTCAAATCTTTTGTCAAAATTAGTCAGGactgtttttaatttaacaagttTAGCTTCaagcaaaaattatatttcaagtcCACAACTTTTTACATGTGGTGTATTTATAGGATAAAGTTCACCAATCATACAAAGACCCCTACTTCTTTAAACGAACACATATTTTCGTACTCATTATAGAAAAGTCATTGGAAACCGAGGTGCAAGTGAAAGATGAACCGGAATGGGACGCGAGCAGTATAGAGGAGGAAGAGCGATCCATCGCCGAGATGTTTCAAGCTGAGATGAGCGTCAAATCCGAACCTATCGATGAAGTCGACATTGACGAGGACAGCCTAGTAagttgttttactaaaattttgtcAACATATTGCTCACAGTCAGGTAGTCGGGTCCACCGGTCCCAGTGAGTAGGTTTAGCGACCTTCGGCATGGCCATTTCACGGAGTAAAGGCTGTTTGTGTTAGAGCTGCAAGTCtccttcggaaggcacgttaaattagATTTTCGATAACATTCGTTGACTTATGACAGTGGTTTTCGGTTGCACCGTTAAATTTTTATGCCTTTTCGTATTTTCAAAACGGTGGTAGTCATACTATAACTTACTCTTGCTCGTGCACATGATACCTTTACAACTCCGCTAACCCGCTGTGGATACGTTCCTGACTGCGTGTCCGAATATCGTGTACACGAACGCCGATACTAACTAGTTAGTTACTCAGGGAGGGATGTGAATCGTGATTGATTTGCTTTACCGTGTACATTGGACTGACAGCGTGTATGTGGCAGGTGTACAGCCCGCTGGCGTGCGAGCTGTGCGCGGAGGTGTTCACGGTGCCGGCCGCCTGGGTGCGCCACGTGCAGGGCCACGCGCGCGCCGACCACACCACCGCCAGGAAGAGGAAGCACCGCTCCGCCGTGAGTATTGTATCTGTCTAACGTCCCAACACCGCAGACTACAACATCAGCTACGAAATCACAAGTTTGGAGACTCAATTCGTGAGTAACGACCAGGATGTGTGTACACGCCACGGATTATAAGGACCGCGACGTATAATACTGCGTGTCTCTAGTCGACTAATGTAGGTCGATTTGATAACTACGAGCACCTTGTACTACATAGTTATTAGTTACTTCCTCTTTGTCTGCATTTATATACTACATCCCTCCTTTCTCCCTACCTTTTATTTGACCTTTAGTactgacataatattattcaaaaagcTCATGTCCTTTTTCCTTTCTTAGAAAATGATTATACAAAAGTGTTAAAACATGATTATTTCATAAACAGAGTGACGACACCGAAGAGACCATGGCTCTGCTCCGCTGCGACTTATGCCAAAAGCACTTCCCAAACCCTGCTGAATGGGTGCGACATATACAGAGCACGCACACAGAATCAGGTCAGTATCTTATCTCTACGGACTTATTTTAAGAACAGTGAAAAGAAGTcgtctatttaaaaatattatactctaagttagtaataaaaacagaatacaacaaattaaaaaaaaatgttatggttTCCTCGCCAGCCAGCCATCGAAATTAATAACCCTTATTGAAATGCATCTCTGTTATGATAATGTTTAATGAGTAAGAGGATGGAAGAAATACACGACGTTGTGTCTTGCGATTTAGGGTTCGAGCCCCTGTGTTAaagtaatttttgtaatttatttttatgaaatattgtaattttataatgtaaaattgtaatttattgtatttgtataacTAATTTGTAACATAGCTGAAATCGATTGTTATGTATGTGGCTAATTCTCGACAAACGAACATCATTTGCgttatgttgattttattttaacaccGTACACTGCCTATGCTTTTAACACCAACCTTATTTTCATccataaaagtttaatttatttttcaactgtACAATATTTTGTCCTTTTCTACCCCATATTGGATTTATTACCAAAGAAAGAGACAAAGCATTCCACAGCTGAAAGgctgtttttaaacatttataaatatgtattatatgaCACCTATCCCGCTACACTCATGATAATCACTTCAGTTATGTTCTAAGGATTAATGTTTTAAGAAGCATCTCGTTTGAGTAATACTTGAATTATTGAAATGTGATGCTTCTACTTGTGATTGTCTTGCCTACTGATCCTGTTCTAAATGTCGTTCGATGTCGATTGTCTAGAATTGGCCCTTTCAAACAACAGTGCCCCACCAAAACGTCACAATCGTTTCACAGAGGGCGCGCAAAACAAGGCTTGCCCGCAGTGCAAGAAAACCTTCCCGTCGCATGCCTCCATGCTCATTCATATGCGAATGCATACAGGTAACTTGAACATCTCTATCAgtgtcaaaacaaataataatattagatcacaagcacaattttaaaaaggaaaTCAGATTTAAGAATAAAGTCTATATTAGTAAATTTTTTTACTCTTACTTTGTGTAACTGTTGAAACTGTTGATTAAGTATATAAACTCACTTTAagtatcaattttatattttgaaatcttaCTACTTTCTAGATATTAATCAGTAAAATTCATCCAAGTATATATCCCACAGAAAACGTTAGACGATACACTAAGCATcataattactttatatttcttATCAATTGTAGGCGAGCGTCCATTCGTTTGCGGACTATGTAACAAGAGTTTCAACGTGAAGTCCAATCTGCTGCGACATCTGCGCACGTTGCACGACCAGCTCATCAGCCCCGCGCAAGTGGAGGGCGAGGAAGAGGAGATTGTGCCGGGCCCTTCCGAGGTCAAGCGCGAGTCTTGAGGACGTGGAGGGGGGGCAGGTAACTTGATGCCTTCGAATTATACTTTGTCCTGTAAATCTAAACCAGCGCCATTACCTTACAGATTACGAATtgtaattacatattaatttatataaaaattctaaGTGGTTCGGGataaattcaattcatttattCGTATAGGTCAAgtactgacacttatgatagtcaatgatacagagggttaatttttttttaaatacttgtatcctcaaaataaatgttgttgaTGCAGGAAGGCGCGGACGTCGGGCACCGTACACACGTAGGATGACCGACAGAGAACGCGACATGAGAGACGCGAAGAAGCTCGAGGAATCGACGCTGGCCACCGCGCCGCGGAAACAGAACTACTCACTGTTCTTGAAGCAACGCGCGGTGCTGTTCTCCGCCAAGAAGTGGAAGCAGTGAACACTCACACGGCTGCGACACGCTACACGTCTACACAACTTTACTCTTCTATACTTACTTTGTTTACAACTTAACGAGTATGTTCGTAGCGATGTCGCGTCTCGCCGTTAGTTCACTTACTCCTGCCCACCCTCCTTTTTATATTACGGATTacttaatttcatattttgagtgagttatttttataatcccCTAGTTGTTTAATAATTAACGATTTTAGTCTCGACTTTTCTAGTCACAGTGTAAGTTAAGTTAATATATTGATTAGTATTATGTGTTCGATTCCCCTATTTATGAGCACTAAGGGCATTCCGATAACACTAGCTACTTTGGCGCACTCAGATTCATActacataaacataattactATATTTGATTAGGTTAATTGTGTGAATTCAAACTACATGTAATTTTACTGTACCATTTTGATGTCTATGGCTAATAATATTACTGTAAGCTCTTAATGTCGAAACTTATCTTAAATAGATACTTAGTTGTTGTTTGGTTAACGATGTTGTTTAACAGAAGCAAGATCTTAAGaagtaacttttttataaaaagttgcaTTCTAAATGTCTGTCAGAATTTATGATTAGTAATGATAAATTACTGTAATTTTTGGATACTTATTCTACCAGTAACAAGTGTAACAGACAACAACTAGTGATTTGTAACCAGATGATCAATAATAATTCTTACCAAGTACATCTTAACTTAGCAATAGATTTGTGTCGTATCAGATACCTATTTACCCAGTACTTATATGCCTTAGTGATTTTGATCTCTGCATATTATTTGATGTATAAAAGCTTAAGGGGAAGCATTTTTAGAAGTTAAGACTACTAATATATCGCACTCCTAGATGTAAACGGTAAAGAAACTGTTCGTtgaacagaaaaaaaaagtgatttGAAGTAGAAGTTCATCCAATAGCACGGTACTGGTGTACTTCGTATAGTCAAAGCATGAATCAGTATAATGGATTATTCATACCGTGTCTAACGTCATTCCTAATGAATTACCAAAGGTATTTTTAAGTGAATTTAGTCTTCAATTTTACATCTGGGTGTGCGAcgtaaatattacattactaTATGTGAAGCTTTAAGTTCACCATTCCATTTGTGTTAGaaaatgctatttattttaaatatctaagtCAGATACGTTTTTAATTCAATACTCATGTGAAACATGGACATGATTAGTCATTTGTACTAttgtggaaaataaaaaatgattctatgtattgaatgttttattttgagaatGATATGAACATTGGCGTATGAATCTTACAAAAATAGAATTTATCACATGTTTCGCGATACACACAGTGTACGGAGATTTCGTGTATGAAAAATTGCTACCATGATAGTTATTGTAGAAGGAATAAAGTACAACTATATGCACGattataaaacttaaagatATTATAGTCTAACTGTCTTCTTCTTCGATCTTGGGCGCCAGGTAGTAGCGGATGTGGCCTATATCTTGAATGCGGTACTCGACCACCAGTGGGACATCCGCGGACATCGACAGTTGTACCTGTGAAATATGTCAGATGTTAATGATTTACAAAGACTATAAAGTATAATGTAAAGTATGTAATCGTTATTGTATACATAAATTAACCGTGTCCTCTTCCCAATGAAATATTAACTTCATTACATAATACATTGTTACATATTAGTTTACGGCAGAACGACTATTTACTAGATCAATTTCTGCAAACATGTCATGAACACTACAGCTTGTCAGAGTATCTTTTATTAAGGGCTGGTTGTACTGAATGTACAACTCATGAATATTAGTCAGAGAACCTATCtgttaaataaagtgacagaaaTAGCATAAAAACTGTCAAAAAACCACCTACttacttatccagaagtggtAAAAGTTGGTGTGAGTAATGAGAGTAAGATAAAAGCTTAATTTACCTGTGGGCTCAGTGAGGTAGCTTTGGTGAAGTAGTTGAGGTACTGGCAGGCGAATGTGAGAGTGACGGGCTCTTCCATCTCTATAACAACAGCCTCATCTTCCTTGTCAATGGAGGCTGTTTGAGCAAGCTTGATGTTTGCTGAACCAATGTCGCCAGTGGCTGAGAACTTCACTCCTGTGATAGCAAGGGAAACAAGTTAAAAATAGATCACCTATATGGCTTGTGTGCTATTGAATAATGTGATTGGGTTGCAAATCTTTATCTATTACATGCTAGgttatacatacacatacagcAGCAGGTAAgaagattttttagttttttagtaaaaGCAGTTAAAGAATGACTTGCCTTCCTTTGTGCATGAGATGACCATAGACTCTCCGAACTGTGAGAGATCGCGGCAGATCCTCGCAAACTCGGCGCTCGGTAACCGAATGGTGCAGCTGTACTCAGTCTCAGGAATACCTGATGAAAACAAAGCCAATAAAAGTTTGTAGtactgtacatacatacatagagtACTGGTGAAGTTCAAAATGATAATTTAAGTTAAGTAAGTCATGTAGATTCAGGTCTAAAGGGGTTGCAAAACCTACTTCATGTTCTTCATCAAAAGGATGGCTTTTAAAACAGCCACTTTTACCGTTAAAAGTCTGGTAGCAAGTTTTTAAGGATCTTTAtctaaataacatattattagaaCCATAGTTAGTGTCTTACCTAAATGTTCTAGGTCCAAGTTCATGAGTTTCATCTCATAATCTGAAACCTTCTCTTGATTGGGGCTCTCGAACACAAAGGTGACTGTGTCTGCATTGTCTTGTGCCTTGATTGTCACTGTGTCTTTGTCGCCCGCACATTTCAAGATCTTTGACATACTGCAAGTGTTACATAGAATTTAGGAGCACATCAAAAATGTTTAGCATGTAATAGACTACATAAATGAGATTGCATACTATCCTATATTAACAATATACTTGTGTACAAGACTTtgagttaaaagaaaaaagttgatTAAACCATTTTTAAAAGGCTCTACATACCTTCCTAGGTTCATGCCCATAGAGATGTTTCTGTCACATCTGTATTTATCAAAGCCATCTGCTCGGAGAGTGAGTGATACCAGTGATACGTGAGAGTTGTCCATTGCCTGCAACAAGTATTTTCATGATAATTAGCCATGCTATTAGAGCTAATATTAACAAAAGTATAGCAAGGTAAGAACCAGCAGTCGAAACCATTTAACATTTCATGTAAAATCAGTTGTGACAGTTTCATATTGTTCAAGCTTTGGTACTTTCAGGGTCAAAGTCACCAGTAACCTAAAAAATTGAAGATATCTTAAATGTTACCTGTAATTGGATGCCATTGTCGTCGCAATCAAATGTAGCCTGTGTGAGGAGATCCTTGATAGCTTCCAACACCTTCTTCAAAATGGAACTACGGAGAAGGCGTGCCTCGAACATTATTAACTGCAAACGTTGATCAAGTTACAAACACGTTTTTTTGGTGCTCACTTGGGTTTAAACAATGagttacttaataatataaagcaccaggactaaataaaacaatgaaagaaaaaaacatcGAGAACACTTGGCTAAcggttttgttattattacaatacACAATAAATCCATGTTTATATCACTTTTTGTTGTGTAGCTCTGATAAATAACGCCagaaatacttacattttattggtATAACAAGTAACAATTCactaaaataacaaagaaataaggCACGATGCGTTGCAGTCGCTGACCTCACCAACAATTGACAGCCGGTCGCGGGAAAATTCGGCGCGAAAAATAGAAACGTCAAACATCAAAGTTTG
The genomic region above belongs to Anticarsia gemmatalis isolate Benzon Research Colony breed Stoneville strain chromosome 5, ilAntGemm2 primary, whole genome shotgun sequence and contains:
- the LOC142972802 gene encoding uncharacterized protein LOC142972802 isoform X1, producing MTSTDTYQLKWHSHSSHLNGSVAALLRSERFTDVVLCTMDGSQIPAHKFILSSCSVYLSTLFEGQRSVTRMGGMLYVVLPSEISTKALKILVEYMYKGETTVSNEVLDTVLKAGEVLKIRGLWRQTEEGVDGLPGDKTAATAIPSTVTKQASINPKKSDDSQPKISVKKDEKLLKSFNPVTSGPGGVTRPMFIGPPKLVFIKTTEGATGAASLRPGAPKGQTILVAPAPTSDAATMATVATSTSATVSVASGAGSEDSQDEPLTPRILRRHAAERKYGKRQKTDTNTDNEDKETDDTHDTASETSKKSLETEVQVKDEPEWDASSIEEEERSIAEMFQAEMSVKSEPIDEVDIDEDSLVYSPLACELCAEVFTVPAAWVRHVQGHARADHTTARKRKHRSASDDTEETMALLRCDLCQKHFPNPAEWVRHIQSTHTESELALSNNSAPPKRHNRFTEGAQNKACPQCKKTFPSHASMLIHMRMHTGERPFVCGLCNKSFNVKSNLLRHLRTLHDQLISPAQVEGEEEEIVPGPSEVKRES
- the LOC142972802 gene encoding uncharacterized protein LOC142972802 isoform X2; this translates as MTSTDTYQLKWHSHSSHLNGSVAALLRSERFTDVVLCTMDGSQIPAHKFILSSCSVYLSTLFEGQRSVTRMGGMLYVVLPSEISTKALKILVEYMYKGETTVSNEVLDTVLKAGEVLKIRGLWRQTEEGVDGLPGDKTAATAIPSTVTKQASINPKKSDDSQPKISVKKDEKLLKSFNPVTSGPGGVTRPMFIGPPKLVFIKTTEGATGAASLRPGAPKGQTILVAPAPTSDAATMATVATSTSATVSVASGAGSEDSQDEPLTPRILRRHAAERKYGKRQKTDTNTDNEDKETDDTHDTASETSKKSLETEVQVKDEPEWDASSIEEEERSIAEMFQAEMSVKSEPIDEVDIDEDSLVYSPLACELCAEVFTVPAAWVRHVQGHARADHTTARKRKHRSASDDTEETMALLRCDLCQKHFPNPAEWVRHIQSTHTESEGAQNKACPQCKKTFPSHASMLIHMRMHTGERPFVCGLCNKSFNVKSNLLRHLRTLHDQLISPAQVEGEEEEIVPGPSEVKRES
- the LOC142972803 gene encoding proliferating cell nuclear antigen, with the translated sequence MFEARLLRSSILKKVLEAIKDLLTQATFDCDDNGIQLQAMDNSHVSLVSLTLRADGFDKYRCDRNISMGMNLGSMSKILKCAGDKDTVTIKAQDNADTVTFVFESPNQEKVSDYEMKLMNLDLEHLGIPETEYSCTIRLPSAEFARICRDLSQFGESMVISCTKEGVKFSATGDIGSANIKLAQTASIDKEDEAVVIEMEEPVTLTFACQYLNYFTKATSLSPQVQLSMSADVPLVVEYRIQDIGHIRYYLAPKIEEEDS